The following are encoded together in the Chloroflexota bacterium genome:
- a CDS encoding tyrosine-type recombinase/integrase, with the protein MKVYVEPEEITLMEKAATNLRDRLLIRLLAHLGCRISEVLGLTVQDIDFHQGTVTIQHLKTRLKFSCPHCSSRLGRSHKFCPKCG; encoded by the coding sequence ATGAAAGTTTACGTTGAACCAGAGGAGATAACTCTGATGGAGAAGGCGGCTACCAATCTTCGGGATCGGCTGCTGATCAGGCTGCTGGCCCACCTCGGCTGCCGTATATCGGAGGTCCTGGGTCTCACCGTGCAGGATATTGACTTCCACCAGGGTACGGTAACAATCCAGCACTTGAAGACCCGACTGAAGTTCTCCTGTCCGCACTGCTCATCCCGCCTCGGTCGCTCACACAAGTTCTGCCCCAAATGCGGGTT